agatctggtgactgtggaggccattggagtacagtgaagtcattgtcatgtttgagatgatgtgagctttgtgacatggtgcgttatcctgctggaagtagccatcagaagatgggtacactgtggtcataaagggatggacacgctcagcaacaatactcaggtaggctgtggtgtttaaaccatgctcagttggtactaagaaaatcaaTTATATTGCAAGTATTTTTGTAAACAGTGTTTTCTTACAGGGTGCAGTGCTGGAGAACAAACATCTGGGAAACACTGTGTCAACAACACTCTATTATATTCTGTGGAACCTATAAAATAATTATGTCTAGTTATAATACACGACTAAACCTGTGGGGGTAAAGAAAGgtaattgttttgtttaccaGAACTGAACCCCCAAAGGTCCCAGTATTTacaagaataaataataaatagagGATAATTTATTCCTCCTTTCCTCTAAAATAACCAGTTGTTGCTCCCTTGTTCTTCTGTATTCTTGTTCTCTGCACCTATGTTTCAGTTGCAGAAGGAACTGATGAAGATCTTATAATTCATACAACACAATTAAACTGTAAATCACAGGCTGAattataaaatgtaataaaatgtatcATGGTAGATTTAATCCATAACATCAACCTGAACCTGCCGCTAAATAATCAAGAAGTACCTGACATCACTGACGCCTCATGTCAGCCAAAGTTTGTCATACAAACTACTGAAATGTAAATTTAACGGATACAGAGGGGCACTGACGACGAACACTACCAACCCTGCAAACCTACAACCGTCTCCTACTGTCCAGGAAGTCAGACACATCACTTCCATCCTGGAGAACACTTTGAATCTTCCTGCGTCTGATGGGACAAAATCATTTAATACTCTatcatgaaaatataaaaagcagtttcactgtGATAACTGCAGTCTGAAGCAAAGCTGGCAACTAACAGGTCACTACTTTCATGTTGTTGGTAAAGGTCAGGAACACCTTCTTCAGTGTACTTTTTAATGACTGAGTTTCACTCTCTCCACCAAACTCAACAACTCCTAACAGCAGACAGTCACCACTCCTTTAATTCTGTCCATCAAACATCAGTGACGGATGTTAATCTACGAATAATTTCTCGTGATTCGGCTCATTCTTGTTTGAACGTCCTGATTTCTTTATAATTGGTGAAACAGTTTCAGACTGAGTGACGCTGCAGGACGACAGCAGGCAGATCAACTGCAGATCAACAGACTCTGCTGACAGAAGTGAAGATGTTTTCCCACAGCTGCTGAGACGACGTGCACAGACACGCTGGAGAAATCAACATCTGCCAACATTAGACCTCATTCAGCTGCAACATAGTACACACTGTGCAGAGTCTGCAGTAACAGCTCAACACATCAGGTTTTTTCCTTTAAGCCCCCCTCCAGAAACGTTTCGAGTATAATCATACGAGTATCTGGTTTAACATGATTTTCCtccataaaaaaaacagaattaccGCTTCCtgtttgtatgcctctgcagACCAATCAAGTTACAATtaaagtttacatccatgtcaaTCTACAGTCATATGTTGTTATGACAGTTAACAATGCCTCAAATATGGATGatgctgtaaaaccaaaaacatgttttgtgaggtcacagtgaccttgacctttgaccgccaAAATCTGATAAATTCATTGTAGAGTTCAAGtcaacatttgtgccaaatttgaggaaatgtCCTCAAGGTGATCTTGACATATTGCTTtcacacaaggtcacagtgaccttgacataTGACCACTAAAATCCAATCAGGTTATCCTTGAGTCTGAGTGGACGCTTGCGCCAGATTTGAAGAAATCCCCTCAAGGTCGTCTGTAGGTATTGCATTCAAGAGAATGAGACtgatgtaaggtcacagtgacctttgaccgccAAACCTAATctgttcatcactgagtccaagtggacgtttgcgccaaatttgaagaaatcccctcggggggggggggggggggggttcttgagatatcgcgttcacgagaatgggatggacggacaacccaaaatCATAATTCCTCTGGCCATGACTATCGCCAGCCAAGAGGCATAAAAACTCTGAGAGGGGTCTGGAAGCAGATCTACTCTTTCTGCCTCACTGAAAAATTCTGGATTTGGCCTCCATCCCGCCCACAACCACTGCTAGCGCTAGGTGTTATGCGGGATTTATATTTTTGCATCGAATCAATGGTATACCCGCGGTGTAGGCTCTGTGTCAGCGTAGAGCCTGCACTGTACCCTACAACGTAGGCTGACATGCACCTGCCCAGAAATATAACTACGCCTCTCagcaacacagacctcctgtctgtctctgtaagatgagaccatttccctcagcggaaacaaagcttttattcactttaatttcacagataagaaacaatgaattgtgaagacaataaagcctccacaaaaatagcattttaagtcctgtgtgtgatttatcctggcttcatatgagcagaggaaatctctgctagctgctaggctaatttatacaatgtaaaatgccataggcttgtgctaaaaacattagcatgttgtatttgtggggaaaatgtgtccagataaagacaagtgctttgtctgtgaatgctgcgagttatagtgaagctgatttgtgtttgaaactgtctttaTTAAGCCATTTTTAATgcgtgtttactgtgtgtttaatgtgtgttttgaatcaactaaactttacagcatttcATAGAAACTCCATCACcaaccagtgttttggaggtgtaactgcagagtggtTCTCAAACTGGGGCCTGGGGTTCTCTGGCGTCCCCCCAGGGATAAGGCCTTTAAAGCTCCTATGATTACACAGTTCTTACCCGAAACACAAGCTTGTTTTAACTTTAGTTACTttagtccagtggttcccaacctcaGGGTCAGGGCCCTGCAAAGGGTCACCAGATACATGTGAGATGATGAATCAATCAAACATCAATActatattttaattaattagcTTGTCATATGGTTTTAATGTTCAATCTGtgaagtaactaaagctgtcagataaatgtagtgcgGTAAAAAGGACAATATTTCCCTCTTGGatgtagaggaggaggagaagtatAAAAGAGCAGAAAATTATACTATGTATTGGAAGCAGTGGCATTCCCGTGGTTTTGAGGATCTGGTTGAGCGAGGACGTTTTTACAGATAAGAAGTTGTATTATGTCAAAGTCCTACAATATAGCTGATAACATAATTATAAACTATCTCAAATGTCCACTGGAAAGCCACAAGGCTTCACAGCTTTATGAAGTAACTAACTCCCTCCTGTGTGATAACATCTCTTAGTGTGAAACTGATTTGGCAAAGGGACCTCGAGGGAGAAACTGATGGTGACAGATTGTCTAACATTGTGTCAGGATGTGGTGATTATGTGGAAGAAGCCAGGGGAAAGCTCACACAATATAAGGTACTGCATAGATATGATCGTGCACTGTTACGGCTCTACAGAATGAAGCTGTTCAATAACAACAGCTGttgaaaatgtaaaactgaGTTGTACttgagttattaaaaaaaggGCAGAAAATGGAAACAGTCAagaaaagtacaagtacctcaaactTGTACTTCAGTTCAGTGCTTGAGTAAACGTACTTCGGTACTTTACACTGTTGACTAAAGCTTTAGTGTGTCCCAGTTTATTAACTTTAGACTTTAGCCTGGGATTCAGTGCCAAAGGAACCGACCAGTAAATCATcaaatcgtgtgtgtgtgtgtgtgtgtgtgatgagttGGTTTGTGTCATGAGAGCTCCTGGATCTGATCTGGTTTGATCCTCTAGTGCTCAGAGCTCTCCGCCCTTGCGTAACCCGTGCGTAAAACCAGGAAATCCATGCGCGTAAAACCCCCAAAAAGAACCTGACAGGCGGGTTCGAGATAAATAAATGACCTCCTCTCCACCCACTgagtcccacacacacacaccccacaccCCCCTCCAGCCCGCTGGTCACTCACCCATGTTGTATCCGTAAGGGGACTCGGTGGCTCCGTCCTGCAGGCTCGCCAGGATCTCGCCCTTCCCCACATCGCTGTCCCCCACCAGCAGGAACTTGAGCAGAAAGTCATACGCCCTGGCCGGGCTGCTTCTGTGGCTCATCCTCGCGGCAGATGACAGCTGCCGTGTCCCATCATGAGATGAGACTCGGCAGCACACAGCCGACcaccccctcttcctcctcctcctcctcctcctttaacACCCCGGTCCAAAGCGGGAGGACGGGAGACAGAGACGTGTAAAGTCCGCCGAAATAAATCCGCGACGGTTAAAGTCTCCCCGCGATCCACGAGAGACTCTGCGCCTGTTTACACGCAACAAACAGTTGGGTCACCTGGTTCAGCCTGTGTCCAGAAGAGCTACAAGTGTCCAGCGTGAACCACCAACACTGACAACAATCACAGGACGCGGTTACTGCGTCCTCTGTGCCATCCGCGCGCTCTGGACGCGCCGCGCTTTTACGCACGAAGGTAAAAATCCTCTGGTTCAGTTCGGCTCCAGGACTCCGGACTGAGGAGGAAGAGCTGATGGGTCTGTGGCCTCACTCCCTCCGCCTCCTGCTCCAGCGGAGGTGGTGTCGAGGATGGGGATggcggaggagaggaggagaggtggtgggggggCGAAGTTCAGCCCTTCCTGCCTCCGTCTGATTGGTCCACCCTGTGAGTTGCTAGGGCAACCTCATGCCTGACGTTGAAGACGTCCGTCAACACACGCGAGCAGGAGTTTGATTGGCTCCCAGGAGTGACGTCAGGCTGGACGGGCTGAGATGACCGCACCACTTCCTTTCTgagtctacaaaataaaagcatgacaGATCATCCTTGGTGCCAACATCACATGATCAAAATAATCCCACATGCATTATCTGAAGACATTAATAACGATCTGAAATTAGACTTTAAATGGAAGAAAATTTgttaattaaaggtccagtgtttggAATTTAGAGACATCTAACTTAACTACggttatgaaaacaaaaacaggtgatTACAAACTCATAGAAACATAGTTGTGAGTGATAAACTGGACCCTTCAAATATTTTTCGAGGCCACTGTTATCTCAGAattaataatttgtttttgttcattacTGTCACATTTGATTTAGACAAAACGATGACATTTCAGAGCGGAGTTATGGATCATCTCCAGATTCCTGTATAAACAAATGCCACCTTCAAACATGCAGCACTGAAGTGTTGCTTTTCTTCTGCTGCCACCTGGTGTCCAAACTGAATTATAGAACAAAAATTCAcatctgtccagactcatgtgAAGTCAGGACAGTTGTCAATGCTTCACATGCTGCTGCAAAGATGtaacatattctaaaacatggatgcttcccACACAGAAGATCTCTACAATCAGCACAATTTCAAGATCAGAGTAACCAATTCAattgtctccccttctgttcctgagatatgacgttaaaacatgatgatgtcactgtcaagctgacctttgaccttttgaccttcattattttatcctgtttttaTCCTTTAGAAGATATTTGTGCGGAATTTTGTTATAATTGGGTgtgtgaattcttgagttatggccaaaaacatgctttgtgaggtcacagtgacctttgaccacctaaTTCTAATctgttcatcactgagtccaagtggacgtttgtgataaatttgaagaaattccctgaaggtgttcttgagatgtcgtgctcatgagaatgggacacaCGTACAAACAGACAGGCCAACATTAATATAAACAGACGGATGTACATACCTCGGAAAagatggacggacaacctgagAACATAATGGCTCTGGCGACAGTTATCGCAGCACGGCACCATCTTAATGTCAAGTTTTTTGTTCATGAAATTAGAGCTCGTAAAACAACATAGATCctaaatatttaattctctcACGCTGCCCATTAACAGTCTCACGTCTTCGAATGTTTTCATCGCTGTGTTGTTAAACTGGTTTGAAAATCTTGAACGgtgatttttaaaaacctttaaaaacaactgTCGGTTCAGTGAAATCTCTGCAGAGGTCCAGATTCAGTTTGTAGTCATaatttattcatatattttcaGTCTTTAAAACAATTATCAGCTGTAATCATGATCTCATTTATACATGTACAGTCTCTCAGATGTCagaatgcacacacaccaacagttGGAGGTCTTCGGGTCTGAAGTCTCCATGTCTTTCATCGACAGAGAAAAGTTCAGTCTCCAGAGTTCTGACAGTTTTTGTTCCTCAGTTCAGGTGAAATGTAGAAAAACTCATCCAGCGAACTCTTTTCTCAGAAAGGTTTCACCTCGACACCTTCAAATGTGTATCAGCCACCGAGAAGGAATTTATAGATTCTGATACTTTAAACTTGTTTCAGGACTTTTCAATGACTGTGAAGCTGCATTGAAGAATTCCAGGTTTTCCAGGATGAGTGAACACCTGGTTTATTCTGTTACAGAGAATTAGGACCACtgttagaaaaaataaatgtgatattTTGAGAATTAAGGTAAAATATTTAGGGGGAAAATGCaactttttaaaagaaaaaaaaatctgcaaaatgtcttctttttctCAGGCTACACTGAGTGAATACATGAATCCTGAAGCTGCTTTTATGTGAAACCTCAGATGACACCCTGCTCCCATCTCGTATTAAATTAAATCAGGACGCTGACTTTTCTATTGAAGAATATTACACATCTTTCttcaaatattttaactttattctCAGAATAAAATctagaatattttgtttacAACCTTTACAGTGGACCCTCAAACTCTGAGACACTGAAAACAACAAGACCTACATTGAAGCTTTTTTcttgatttaataaaaaaaaaaatctggttgttgtttggtttaagtcttttttggggggcaatgcatttcacattcacattcacatggtTTCCGTGACCCTCCCTGTGTGTACGGATCAGTTGTAGCTGTATCCGGGCAGAGGGAGCTTCTGACCCTCCTTGGCCTCGAAGAAGGTGTAGGACAGGGTGATGGTGTCCACTCGGGCCATCCGGGGGTCTTCGTCAAACTCCGGGTCGATGTAGAAGAAGACGGGCATGTCCACCTCCTCGTGAGGGTTCAGTCGCTGCTCCTCGAAGCAGAAACACTGCAGAGGGACGACCACAGAAATATTAGTTGTGATGTATTCAGACAATCTGGATcctcttttaaatgtttttattgtgaaaaatcaCTTTCAAAGATAATAAAACCGTTCTGTCAGGCTGCtttttttacataaacacacagaatgTTAAAGACGTAGAAGGAacacacttaaaggtccagtgcctcagatttagggggatttagtgacactgagcagtgaggactgctgattgcaaccagctataacttctcccagttacaattccttcagtgttcattgttacagaggtttttaccgggagctgaattatccacagaggtttctttctctccaaaaaataaacaaaaaatagcggtttaaaccggtaaaaacaattaataaagcAGTTACATGTTGCaaaaattagtgtttttctgACTGCGAACTACAGTagagatgcaaaaacacaaatgtcccaATCTAGAGttactgtttggtttgtctgttctgggctactgtagaaacatggtggtgctaTATGGCGACCTCTGCAGACAAcgactcattttaaggtaacaaaaacactacaaataaagataaaaataacaatgataatattAGTATGACGTTACACTACCTGGATCTTGTTGAAGTACTGTCCGGCCTCGAAGGGCACCACGTTGTAGGTGGAGATGCCGATGATGGGTTTATTTGTGGGGTTCTTTGCTCTGTAGAAAGCGAGCGCCGTCTCACCTGGAACCACCTGcacaacaaacacattaaagttTCTGATTAATCTCAGAAAGGTCATCCACAGGTCATCGTCATGCAGCCAGACTTTGAATTTATTTCAGTCTTCAACCAATAATGGAAAGAATAAGGCAAGaaacatatcacatgaaacaagATCAACATTCAGCATAAAAATAAACTAACTGCCGTCAGATTTGctttaaataagaaataaaagactTCTGAGGAAACATTTGTTAAGTGACAGGTTGGAGAGACTTAAGATGTGTCGCCttcacattctcacacacagagttttcacgAGACTTGCTGTACAATAATCTGATTTCTATTGATAAGGAGTGTTGGTGTTGAGGAGGAACCAGATCTTACGTAGATCTCTGTCTGCTGCGGTCTGAAGTTCCACTGCATGCTGGCGTGTGTGTCTGCGTTGAAGGTGATCTTAAGGACCCGCTCCTTCACCGGCTTCATCGTCTCCACCTGATCTGCGTCATGTCCGGCCACCGCCATGCCGCCGAGCCCCGAGGCCTGACAGACAAAACAGAAAGGTCACACATGCAGGTGCTGAGCTTGAGCACATCAGGGACAGGAAGTGTCTCCTCACCTGGCAGTAGAGCCTGTAGAGCGGCACTGCAGCGTACGACAGGCCGATCATCCCCACCCCTGCAGCGGCGATGTACGTCAGCACTGTCTTGTTCCTGGTTTTCCAATCCTCCTCCTGGCTCCTGGACTTCCTTCCTCGGCTCTTGGTGCCTCGGCTCTGTGTGTGGAGGCGCAGGGGGAGCCTCCGTCGCAGGAAGTGCTCAGCCTGAGAGTGCAGTGTCCGAGAGGCGTCGCAGCGCACACATCGTGTTAACAGGACCTGAGAGGCCTGAGAGCAGCGGAGGGACGGGCGCAGAAGAAGGGGGAGCAGCatggctggtacctgcagttagtCCACACCTGAGGTTGGGTCGGTGGGGTGAACTCACCTGATGGAGGACAAACAGCGgcagtcatatatatatatatatatatatatatatatatatatatattatcattTAGTCTATTAAATATTAGAAACGCTcacatttgaaataaataaatccaaccAATACTCCTCCAGAaggtgagaacacaaaccaaagtCCAGTCAAAAAAAGCTGGATTTTGATGCCACCTTACTTGCTAaccaaactccattcaaaaAAGGTTTAATTTCAGTGCCAGGTTGCCAACTAACATGACATATGCCTGTTTTAATAGGACTAAATACTAACCCCAACTTAATAAAAGTCACTCTATGATATGAGTCAGTCTCTAAGCACCAACTTTTCTATGTGGATTGAGCCAGAAATATGATTACCCTATCTGTGGCGGTCAGTAGAAACCAAGTGCTTGCTAAAACtgacattttaatcatttaggTTGGTCCCATGTTTGCCGAATACACCAGCGAACACCGACCATCCTCATAATGTATCCCGTTGTATTGTAGTTTACATATCTGTCTGTGAAATCCcataaaagtcttaaattgtcaTGTTTTTGAACGAGGTTCGTGAGTTAGTTTAACCGCAGTAAAGCAAGGTGATACAACTGTTATAAGCCAAAGTGAAATTAAAGGTTCTATTTCGCTTTAATTATACTGAATGAACAGGTTGTTTGtctgaaatatttattttaaattcgcTTTTGTAACAGAAGGAGGGACCAGTAAATGTCTCTGACCTGCAGTGTCCAGGAGTCACCGGCgtattagcttagcttagccaCCATGCTAACAAAACTACTAGTTTGGTTGAAAACACGtttaatttatatataaatataatacatataaatatttaaaataatgtttcGCACGCTGTTACCTTTGAGGAGGAACTCCGCTGTCATTCACCGCTGAACAGAAACATGTTACCAAACATCTTAGACGGAAACACACACCGGAAACATAGAGTGCAACACAGAATTAGCTCCTCTATTAGATGCGGGCACAAAGGTTCCGCCCACACACAGGTCATATGGTGTTTATTAATAATACGGTGATTATAATGTGTTGACAAACTTGATTAAGAGTTGtcaatttcaattcagttcagttcataatttaacataattattttcAGTTATATTTTAGTGATATAATATAATTATTTACACTAATATTTCTGCAGCTTATTTTCGGTATATTTTCAGCTCTATTTTAGTAATTTAATATACTAATTTCAGTTATATGCAAGCAGTTTATCTGGTATATTTTAATTGATATTGTAATAATTTAATaccattattttatttaatagttCTGCAGTATAATCTGCATATTTTCAGTAATATCATATAATAATTTACTATAATTAATTTCAGTAAAAAGTAATACTGGTTTGTCCAGTATATTTTCTGTAAGATTTTAATTAATCAATACAGTTATTTTATGTAATGTTTCAGCAATCTAACTTACGTATTTTCAGCAATATTTTATCAATTTAACATAATTGTGTTACATAAAACTTTAGCAGTTTAACTGGTATATTTTAGGTAATTCTTTTTAAtaatttgaaatatttattttcaataatatattaataatttGTTGTTATCATTTTAGCAGTATTTTAATAATTTCATTGTTTAAAGTAATGCTttaggttcaggttcaggttcaggttaaTTTATTTATACCCGTAGCTAGATTAGTTTTGCAGAAAGATGATGACATCCACTCAGCagacaaatgacaaaacaatgtaacatgaaacacagtgaaaacagactgagaaataaaaataaataaatgaataaattaattaattaattaaaaaaagaaaaaaataaataaataaaaacaaataaaataaaattaaataaaaataaataatgaaataaaaaccataCACATTAAATcgtgagaaaaaataaaataaaatagaataaaataaaataagataaaggtGCTCAAGTTTCCACcaatcattaataattaactatataatttagtaatattttaatactttgatatatttgttttcatggttttaattgtacttaagtaaaggatgtGTAACAGGTTTATACAGAAGTTATGTTACAAATGATATGAATGTGATAATATTGCATAGGTTATTaatgtaataatgataatgatattaAAGTGTATAACATGTTTGTAGAGAGGTTATAAATGTGATAATAATGGATGTGTAACAGATTTATACAGATGTtataaatgtgataataaaggatgtaaaacaggtttatacagtgtttataaatgtgataataaaagatgtaaaacaggtttatacagtgtttataaatgtgataataaagaatgtaaaacaggtttatagtgtttataaatgtgataataaaggatgtaaaacaggtttatacagtgtttataaatgtgataataaaggatgtaaaacaggtttatacagtgtttataaatgtgataataatggatgtaaaacaggtttatacagtgtttataaatgtgataataaaggatgtaaaacaggtttatacagtgtttataaatgtgataataaaggatgtaaaacaggtttatacagtgtttataaatgtgataataaaggatgtaaaacaggtttatacagtgtttataaatgtgataataaaggatgtaaaacaggtttatacagtgtttataaatgtgataataaaggaataaaacaggtttatacagtgtttataaatgtgataataaagGATGTAAAACAGGTTTATACAGATGTtataaatgtgataataaaggatgtaaaacaggtttatacagtgtttataaatgtgataataatggatgtaaaacaggtttatacagtgtttataaatgtgataataaaggatgtaaaacaggtttatacagtgtttataaatgtgataataaaggatgtaaaacaggtttatacagtgtttataaatgtgataataaaggaataaaacgggtttatacagtgtttataaatgtgataataatggatgtaaaacaggtttatagtgtttataaatgtgataataaaggatgtaaaacaggtttatacagtgtttataaatgtgataataaaggatgtaaaacaggtttatacagtgtttataaatgtgataataaaggaataaaatgggtttatacagtgtttataaatgtgataataatggatgtaaaacaggtttatagtgtttataaatgtgataataaaggatgtaaaacaggtttatacagtgtttataaatgtgataataatggatgtaaaacaggtttatacagtgtttataaatgtgataataaaggatgtaaaacaggtttttacagtgtttataaatgtgataataaaggatgtaaaacaggtttatacagtgtttataaatgtgataataatggatgtaaaacaggtttatacagtgtttataaatgtgataataatggatgtaaaacaggtttatacagtgtttataaatgtgataataaaggaataaaacaggtttatacagtgtttataaatgtgataataaaggatgtaaaacaggtttatacagtgtttataaatcTGATAATAAAGGATGTAAAACAGGTTtatacagtgtttataaatgtgataataatggatgtaaaacaggtttatacagtgtttataaatgtgataataaaggaataaaacaggtttatacag
The nucleotide sequence above comes from Epinephelus lanceolatus isolate andai-2023 chromosome 21, ASM4190304v1, whole genome shotgun sequence. Encoded proteins:
- the cox11 gene encoding cytochrome c oxidase assembly protein COX11, mitochondrial, coding for MLLPLLLRPSLRCSQASQVLLTRCVRCDASRTLHSQAEHFLRRRLPLRLHTQSRGTKSRGRKSRSQEEDWKTRNKTVLTYIAAAGVGMIGLSYAAVPLYRLYCQASGLGGMAVAGHDADQVETMKPVKERVLKITFNADTHASMQWNFRPQQTEIYVVPGETALAFYRAKNPTNKPIIGISTYNVVPFEAGQYFNKIQCFCFEEQRLNPHEEVDMPVFFYIDPEFDEDPRMARVDTITLSYTFFEAKEGQKLPLPGYSYN